A window of the Streptomyces albireticuli genome harbors these coding sequences:
- a CDS encoding ATP-grasp domain-containing protein, with product MLLVHAKGGPPLGHVLSRTAAKAEVHLLALSALPPAVAGSARRLCASVMTPAGAHRSDLVSLIVARAEAVGADAVLTFSEYAVVAVAEACEALGLAGAGGASALARDKRLMRRTWQRHGLPQPEFRPVDTEADLHAAARSLPGPLLLKAAWSAGSTAHQIIRSPHEVPAAWARSCDVMAESARLGYAELHVAEADADYVVEQIVTGTASDWFDEPGWGDYVSVEGVVANGTFHPVCLSGRMPTVEPFTERASITPAPLARDAQDRIVDLARRAVDALGLRDCGTHTEIKLGAGGSMWLIETAARFGGAMTVPQIEEVFGLDLVGMLVDHLLGHPVAWPERALTPARARGAAGSLVVLAVDGRGRAWQDRKVWDFPAVSADIPLSRGSRLSVVEESSLADGRVVPVYDPAAGANTMAALCLLSAADARTVLRDFETLVDALPRVLPAAQPEEVSA from the coding sequence GTGCTGTTAGTGCATGCCAAGGGTGGTCCGCCGCTCGGTCACGTCCTGTCCCGGACGGCCGCGAAGGCGGAAGTGCACCTGCTGGCGCTCAGCGCTCTTCCTCCCGCCGTGGCGGGCTCCGCCCGCAGACTGTGCGCCTCGGTCATGACGCCTGCCGGCGCGCACCGCTCCGACCTGGTGTCCCTGATCGTCGCGCGAGCCGAGGCGGTGGGCGCGGACGCGGTGCTCACCTTCTCCGAGTACGCGGTCGTGGCCGTCGCCGAGGCGTGCGAGGCGCTCGGGCTCGCGGGGGCGGGCGGTGCCTCCGCGCTCGCCCGCGACAAGCGGCTGATGCGCCGCACCTGGCAGCGACACGGGCTGCCGCAGCCCGAGTTCCGTCCCGTGGACACCGAGGCCGACCTGCACGCGGCGGCTCGCTCCCTGCCCGGCCCGCTGCTCCTCAAGGCGGCCTGGAGCGCCGGCTCCACCGCGCACCAGATCATCCGCTCCCCGCACGAGGTGCCGGCCGCCTGGGCCCGCTCCTGTGACGTGATGGCCGAATCGGCCCGGCTGGGCTACGCGGAGCTGCATGTGGCCGAGGCCGACGCGGACTACGTGGTCGAGCAGATCGTCACCGGCACCGCGTCGGACTGGTTCGACGAGCCCGGCTGGGGCGACTACGTCAGTGTCGAGGGCGTCGTGGCGAACGGCACCTTCCACCCGGTGTGCCTCAGCGGGCGGATGCCCACGGTAGAGCCCTTCACCGAACGCGCGAGCATCACCCCCGCCCCGCTGGCCCGGGACGCCCAGGACCGGATCGTGGACCTCGCCCGCCGCGCGGTCGACGCCCTCGGCCTGCGCGACTGCGGGACCCACACCGAGATCAAGCTCGGCGCCGGCGGCAGCATGTGGCTGATCGAGACGGCCGCCCGGTTCGGCGGCGCGATGACCGTGCCGCAGATCGAGGAGGTCTTCGGGCTCGACCTCGTCGGCATGCTCGTCGACCACCTCCTCGGACACCCGGTCGCATGGCCCGAGCGGGCCCTCACCCCGGCGCGGGCGCGCGGCGCGGCGGGCTCCCTCGTCGTCCTCGCGGTCGACGGCCGCGGCCGGGCCTGGCAGGACCGCAAGGTCTGGGACTTCCCCGCCGTATCGGCGGACATCCCCCTCAGCCGGGGCAGCCGCCTGTCGGTGGTCGAGGAGAGTTCGCTCGCCGACGGCAGGGTGGTGCCCGTGTACGACCCGGCCGCCGGTGCCAACACCATGGCGGCCCTGTGCCTGCTCTCCGCCGCCGACGCGCGGACCGTGCTCCGCGACTTCGAGACCCTGGTGGACGCCCTGCCCCGGGTCCTGCCCGCCGCTCAGCCCGAGGAGGTTTCGGCATGA